A window from Myxocyprinus asiaticus isolate MX2 ecotype Aquarium Trade chromosome 37, UBuf_Myxa_2, whole genome shotgun sequence encodes these proteins:
- the trappc10 gene encoding trafficking protein particle complex subunit 10 isoform X2 yields MEAHEEKPIIYTMENKPIVTCAGDQNLFTALCSSLTQQLSREPMEWRRSYGRAPKMIYLEANFVQFKEELLPKEENKALLTFPFLHIYWTDCCDTEAYKASVKEDMQRWQGVLRLHGSVDWLIVVVESDNKKKNKTNILPRTSIVDKIRNDFCNKQSDRCVALSDPLKESSRSQESWSSFLTKLRTLLLMSFTRNLGLFEDEMRTLREKRTEPGWSFCDYFMVQEELAFVFEMLQQFEDALVQYDELDALFTQYVLNFGAGDGANWLGSFCQPVRSWNGLLLRRPIDMEKRELIQRGEASLLDLRSYLFSRQCTLLIFLQRPWEVTTRALELLHNCVQELRLLEVSVVSGALDCWVFLSCLEVLHRIEGCCDRTQLEANFSHTVGLWTYATEKLKSLGDLCGLVSENGPNSEDLNKTVDLLAGLGAERPETANSLQSPYKKLKEALSSVEAFEKQYLELSHAAMEMYRAIGRLRSARLLGKSLAEFYMRKGDPQSAENFLQDSLKSYVSESWSLPLTHTRKQVADCQKRLQKMDEYLQTSALLASNANLSDEERTHFCQEILTFASETPEGKEHCVALSMSSFTQLQELHFRPASALVHVGAALQLELRLCSLMPMAVHVEQLAISVHFSLEQPGTSAQKCSGQSANGTIMFPAVSPVTAQPALELCEIQEHSPSDNALNSAGVICKNMHLLMRRHDSTTSLDTPTMIPSAVAMEDGAQTLKTNDVTLLPGNNSIIFTAPSQKPGTYTLRQLCATLGRVQFVLPHIYPLVQYEVYSQEPQLTIQPLTDNLLAGLPQQVKFTILTGHYTVKKGDALQLSNTDSMLVLHCATCAARILSSNGELVGESALSIRSSEKMTSISLPVTPPYHTLEFLLDVLCHIPSCPARMESERLTNGEISHRSHSRTRFNSGMTIIDQKVSVDCPWSIYSTIVSLMFHVPFKVKHTLLSAGCRKFIQICLQNVSDTKFKLTNQTLAENQQTPSLELISLSTNTHNVIISRQCVFSIWELRWSGAPPLSLQCVFSASFTPADAPDAALKPYSYDFTLEKVSMNVVPSGVWKLLPRMNQTCGGPQLFFWADFF; encoded by the exons gtCTTATGGACGAGCACCAAAGATGATCTACCTGGAGGCCAATTTTGTGCAGTTTAAAGAGGAACTGCTTCCTAAAGAGGAGAATAAAGCGCTGCTCACATTCCCATTCCTGCACATCTACTGGACGGACTGCTGC GACACAGAGGCGTATAAAGCATCGGTTAAAGAGGACATGCAGCGCTGGCAGGGTGTCCTGCGTCTTCACGGCTCTGTTGATTGGCTCATCGTGGTGGTGGAGAGCGACAAcaagaaaaagaacaaaacaaacatcctgCCGCGCACCTCCATCGTCGACAAGATCCGCAACGACTTCTGTAACAAACAGAGCGACAG GTGTGTGGCTCTGTCGGACCCTCTGAAGGAGTCGTCTCGATCGCAGGAGTCGTGGAGTTCGTTCCTCACTAAACTGCGCACGCTGCTGCTCATGTCCTTCACCAGGAATCTGGGTCTCTTTGAGGATGAGATGAGAACACTACGAGAGAAACGCACAGAGCCCGGCTGGAGCTTCTGCGACTACTTCATGGTCCAG GAGGAGTTGGCGTTTGTCTTCGAGATGTTGCAGCAGTTTGAAGACGCTCTGGTGCAGTATGATGAATTAGACGCTCTTTTCACACAGTATGTGCTGAACTTCGGCGCTGGag ATGGCGCTAACTGGCTGGGctcattctgtcagccggtgcgGAGCTGGAACGGACTGTTGTTACGTCGACCCATCGATATGGAGAAACGCGAGCTGATTCAGCGAGGAGAGGCCAGTCTGCTGGACCTGCGCAGTTATCTGTTCTCACGTCAGTGCACACTGCTCATCTTCCTGCAGAGACCCTGGGAAGTGACGACACGAGCACTCGAACTGCTGCACAACTGCGTACAAGAGCTGCGACTGCTCgag gtgTCAGTTGTCAGTGGTGCATTGGACTGTTGGGTGTTTCTCAGCTGTCTGGAGGTGTTGCACAGAATCGAGGGCTGCTGTGACCGCACTCAACTAGAGGCAAACTTTTCACACACTGTTGGCCTGTGGACTTATGCTACTGAGAAg CTTAAGTCTCTGGGTGATCTGTGTGGTCTGGTGTCAGAAAACGGCCCAAACTCTGAAGACCTGAACAAAACCGTTGACCTGCTGGCCGGTCTGGGAGCAGAGAGACCTGAAACAG CAAACAGCCTTCAGAGTCCATATAAAAAACTCAAAGAGGCGTTATCATCTGTAGAAGCATTTGAGAAACAATATCTG GAGCTGTCTCATGCTGCTATGGAGATGTACAGGGCGATTGGGCGACTGCGTTCAGCTCGACTGCTGGGGAAGAGTCTGGCTGAGTTCTACAT gAGGAAGGGTGACCCTCAGAGTGCTGAGAACTTCCTGCAGGATTCTCTGAAGTCATACGTGTCTGAGAGCTGGAGTTTaccgctcacacacacacgcaaacaggTCGCAGATTGTCAGAAACGACTACAGAAGATGGACGA ATACCTGCAGACCAGCGCCCTGCTTGCCAGCAATGCCAACCTGAGCGACGAGGAGAGAACACACTTCTGCCAGGAGATCCTGACCTTTGCCAGCGAGACCCCAGAGGGCAAAG AGCATTGTGTCGCTCTCAGCATGAGTTCATTCACGCAGCTGCAGGAGTTGCATTTCCGCCCGGCCTCTGCACTTGTTCACGTTGGCGCTGCACTGCAGCTGGAGTTGCGTCTGTGCAGTCTGATGCCCATGGCTGTGCACGTGGAGCAGCTCGCCATCAGTGTACACTTCTCGCTGGAGCAGCCCGGGACTTCGGCTCAGAAATGCTCGGGTCAGAGCGCAAACGGTACCATCATGTTCCCGGCGGTGAGTCCGGTGACTGCGCAGCCGGCGCTCGAGCTCTGCGAGATTCAGGAACACAGTCCATCTGATAACGCGCTCAACTCTGCCGGTGTGATCTGTAAGAACATGCACCTGCTAATGCGTCGCCATGACAGCACCACATCCCTGGACACGCCCACCATGATACCATCTGCCGTTGCTATGGAAGACGGTGCTCAGACGCTGAAGACGAATGATGTCACTCTGTTGCCTGGCAACAACAGCATCATTTTCACTGCACCG AGTCAGAAGCCGGGCACATATACTCTTCGGCAGCTATGTGCTACATTGGGGCGAGTTCAGTTTGTTCTGCCTCATATTTACCCTCTTGTGCAGTATGAGGTTTACTCACAGGAACCACAGCTCACCATCCAACCCCTCACAG ACAACCTGTTGGCCGGCTTACCTCAGCAGGTGAAATTCACCATCCTAACGGGTCACTACACAGTGAAGAAGGGTGATGCACTTCAGTTGAGCAACACTGACTCGATGCTGGTGCTGCACTGTGCCACATGTGCCGCACGCATCCTGAGCAGCAATGGAG AGCTGGTGGGTGAGAGCGCTCTGTCCATCCGGTCGTCTGAGAAGATGACGAGCATCTCTCTTCCTGTGACTCCACCCTATCACACGCTGGAGTTCCTGCTCGACGTGCTGTGTCATATCCCTTCATGCCCTGCGCGCATGGAGAGCGAGCGGCTCACGAATGGCGAGATAAGTCATCGTTCGCACAGCAGAACGCGGTTTAACAGTGGAATGACCATCATAGACCAGAAG GTGTCTGTTGATTGCCCCTGGTCCATTTACTCGACTATAGTCTCTCTCATGTTCCACGTGCCCTTTAAAGTCAAACACACACTGTTGTCTGCAGGATGCAG GAAGTTCATCCAGATTTGTCTTCAGAATGTATCAGACACTAAATTTAAGCTGACCAATCAGACACTCGCCGAGAATCAACAAACACCTTCACTGGAGCTGATCTCACTCAGTACTAACACACACAAT GTCATCATCAGTCGTCAATGTGTGTTCAGCATTTGGGAGCTGCGTTGGTCCGGTGCGCCACCACTGTCTCTGCAGTGTGTGTTCTCTGCCAGCTTCACTCCTGCAGACGCACCTGACGCAGCACTCAAACCCTACAGCTACGACTTCACGCTGGAGAAAGTTTCT atgaacgtggtaccttcaggtgtttggaaattgctcccaaggatgaaccagacttgtggagggccacaattgtttttctgggctgatttcttttga